From a single Fusobacterium ulcerans ATCC 49185 genomic region:
- the dnaN gene encoding DNA polymerase III subunit beta, with protein MKFSIKREELISILSEYTNILKENPIKPIVSGLQIKAENNLITFVGTNLEVDHIRKAEAEVKEEGNVVLKPFLLLEYIKLLDEEYIEFILSNGFITVHQAEFSILEEGTFPIITETTPIKLLTITGGELVKLLEKSKFAASLTNDNLQINCVRAIFKLNEINLVSTDSYRLLYFKAEKNCHVEKEISIPMDSINVICKLLKDSEEEVTIGFSGENVILAWKNAYFSSKTIALPFPDFKGILANNSFTKVMEFNRDELKSALKRVITVAKTSVDAKFGAIFDFKGKTLLINAFSGKAKINQKVNMIKEGEDFKSSLNCKFLAEYIDNISDNPVIKGSNASSMFEITETGKEDYRYILMPLALRD; from the coding sequence ATGAAATTTTCTATAAAAAGAGAGGAATTGATTTCAATACTTTCTGAATATACAAATATATTAAAGGAAAATCCTATTAAACCTATTGTTTCAGGGCTGCAGATAAAAGCTGAAAACAATCTTATTACTTTTGTAGGAACTAATCTAGAAGTAGATCATATAAGAAAAGCTGAAGCTGAAGTTAAAGAAGAGGGAAATGTAGTTTTAAAACCATTTCTTCTACTTGAATATATAAAATTACTTGATGAAGAATATATTGAATTTATCTTAAGCAATGGATTTATTACAGTACATCAGGCAGAATTTTCAATACTTGAAGAGGGAACTTTCCCTATAATTACAGAAACTACACCTATAAAGCTTCTTACTATAACAGGAGGAGAACTTGTAAAACTCCTTGAAAAATCTAAGTTTGCAGCTTCTCTAACAAATGATAATCTTCAAATAAACTGTGTTAGAGCAATTTTCAAATTAAATGAAATCAATCTTGTATCTACAGATTCTTACAGACTCTTATATTTTAAAGCTGAAAAAAATTGTCATGTAGAAAAAGAGATATCAATTCCAATGGACAGTATAAATGTTATCTGTAAACTTTTAAAAGATTCAGAAGAAGAAGTAACTATTGGTTTCAGTGGAGAAAATGTTATTCTTGCTTGGAAAAATGCTTATTTTTCAAGCAAGACTATTGCTTTGCCTTTCCCAGATTTTAAAGGTATTCTTGCTAACAACTCTTTTACTAAAGTCATGGAATTTAATAGAGATGAATTAAAAAGTGCTTTAAAAAGAGTCATCACTGTAGCTAAAACAAGTGTAGATGCTAAATTTGGAGCTATATTTGATTTTAAAGGTAAAACTCTTTTAATCAATGCTTTTTCTGGAAAGGCTAAAATTAATCAAAAAGTTAATATGATAAAAGAGGGAGAAGATTTCAAATCTTCATTAAACTGTAAATTTCTTGCTGAATATATAGATAATATTTCAGATAATCCAGTTATTAAAGGAAGCAATGCTTCTTCTATGTTTGAAATAACTGAAACAGGAAAAGAGGATTACAGATATATCTTAATGCCATTGGCACTTAGAGATTAA